The following coding sequences are from one Panicum hallii strain FIL2 chromosome 5, PHallii_v3.1, whole genome shotgun sequence window:
- the LOC112891498 gene encoding classical arabinogalactan protein 10-like translates to MAMASRGRLCILTALLVAAVLAAPAASVADAPWTGARRHRLAPAPAPVGRSPAMPPTKAHHLAPSPKARSFPPEGPAQAPSSPADGATIPSSGITPPGAASSTSPVVTAMIAPSEQRSIAAPAASSSWTSAFSSVAGMVALMLL, encoded by the coding sequence ATGGCCATGGCTTCGCGCGGAAGGCTCTGTATTCTCACGGCCCTCCTCGTGGCCGCCGTGCTTGCGGCGCCGGCTGCGTCAGTGGCCGACGCGCCGTGGACTGGCGCCAGGCGCCACCGCCTAGCTCCGGCACCAGCGCCCGTGGGGCGCTCGCCCGCCATGCCGCCGACCAAGGCGCACCACCTTGCTCCGTCGCCGAAGGCGCGGTCCTTCCCACCCGAAGGTCCCGCCCAGGCGCCGTCATCGCCTGCTGATGGCGCGACGATTCCGTCGTCCGGTATCACGCCGCCTGGCGCGGCGTCATCGACTTCGCCGGTGGTCACTGCCATGATAGCGCCTTCTGAGCAACGTAGCATCGCCGCGCCGGCTGCGTCTTCCTCGTGGACCTCCGCCTTCTCCTCCGTCGCAGGCATGGTGGC
- the LOC112891528 gene encoding uncharacterized protein LOC112891528: protein MDPASGSAGAELDDAAEWRTRAPGGTEYSWCRAVPGGTGTTLLALRLARGADAAAEAAQAALRSLQNAHPVLRARIRTTPSGPTLAFPPAAPPPPPLLPLEPLPAPESAADFHALLEHELNRNPWADPESSDDAPVLFATLYELPPATGGAALFVRIHTTACDRSAANALARELVALLGGGEEGEGERVPEDAAAAAALEQRIPQRDTWKPFWARGLDMVGYSINGLRTSTLPFVETGTERSTQMLRLGLGRDETTRLLDACRENGVRLCSAMAAATMLAARQSKQLESGQQETYSVVTLINCRKFLEPALDDHNVGFFYSAITNTHAIHGEEGLWELAKRCHDSYTNAKAGKKHLTDISDLNFLMCRAIENPQLTTAGALRTALVSVFEEPVAADVTKLRSKAGVEDCICCATVHGIGPSIGVFDSIRDGRLECACMYPSPLHSRKQIQEIFGKVKEILHLASDENFEDCS from the exons ATGGATCCCGCGAGCGGCAGCGCGGGCGCCGAGCTCGACGACGCGGCCGAGTGGCGCACCCGCGCGCCGGGCGGCACGGAGTACAGCTGGTGCCGCGCCGTGCCGGGCGGCACCGGCACCACGCTGCTCGCGCTGCGCCTCGCCCGCGGCGCCGATGCGGCTGCGGAGGCGGCGCAGGCCGCGCTGCGCTCCCTCCAGAACGCGCACCCCGTCCTCCGCGCCCGCATCCGGACCACCCCATCCGGCCCGACGCTCGCCTTTCCCccagccgcgccgcctccgccaccgctGCTCCCGCTCGAGCCGCTCCCCGCGCCGGAGTCCGCGGCCGACTTCCACGCGCTCCTTGAGCACGAGCTCAACCGCAACCCGTGGGCCGACCCCGAGTCCTCCGACGACGCCCCGGTGCTCTTCGCCACGCTCTACGAGCTCCCACCCgccacgggcggcgcggcgctctTCGTCCGGATCCACACGACCGCGTGCGACCGCTCGGCGGCGAACGCGCTGGCGAGGGAGCTCGTGGCGCTGctgggcggcggggaggagggtgAGGGGGAGCGCGTCCcggaggacgcggcggcggcggccgcgctggAGCAGAGGATCCCGCAGCGGGACACCTGGAAGCCGTTCTGGGCGCGCGGGCTGGACATGGTTGGCTACTCCATCAACGGGCTGCGGACGTCCACGCTGCCGTTCGTGGAGACCGGCACGGAGAGGTCGACGCAGATGCTGCGGCTCGGGCTCGGCCGCGACGAGACGACGAGGCTGCTCGAT GCGTGCAGGGAGAACGGGGTGAGGCTTTgctccgccatggccgccgcgacgatgctcgccgCGCGGCAGTCGAAGCAGCTGGAGAGCGGCCAGCAGGAGACGTACTCCGTCGTGACCCTCATCAACTGCCGCAAGTTTCTTGAGCCGGCCTTGGACGATCACAACGTTG GGTTCTTCTACTCTGCAATCACCAACACGCACGCGATCCACGGCGAGGAAGGGCTGTGGGAGCTCGCCAAGAGGTGCCACGACTCGTACACGAACGCCAAGGCCGGCAAGAAGCACCTCACCGACATCAGCGACCTCAACTTCCTGATGTGCCGGGCCATCGAGAACCCCCAGCTGACGACGGCCGGGGCGCTCCGGACGGCGCTCGTCTCCGTGTTCGAGGAGCCCGTGGCCGCCGACGTGACAAAGCTGCGGAGCAAGGCCGGCGTGGAGGACTGCATCTGCTGCGCCACCGTGCACGGCATCGGTCCGTCGATCGGCGTGTTCGACTCGATtagggacgggcggctggagTGCGCGTGCATGTACCCTTCTCCTCTGCACTCTAGGAAGCAGATCCAGGAGATCTTTGGCAAGGTGAAGGAGATTCTGCACCTTGCAAGTGATGAAAACTTTGAAGACTGCAGCTAG